A window from Solanum stenotomum isolate F172 chromosome 7, ASM1918654v1, whole genome shotgun sequence encodes these proteins:
- the LOC125871446 gene encoding protein IN2-1 homolog B-like isoform X1 has product MAAPSVQEVLPPSLDSTSQPPSLFDGTTRLYISYQCPYAQRVWITRNVKGLQDKINLVPIDLQNRPDWYKEKVYPPNKVPSLEHNNKVIGESLDLVKYIDSNFEGPSLLPVDPEKQKFAEELIAYSDTFVPEIYRSFMRDAQTLAGAQFDYLEKALGKFDDGPFFLGQFSQVDIAYVPFIERFQIFMPAGFNYDITSGRPKLAKWIEEMDKLDGYKQTKVLEPEKLVEYYKNLFLKA; this is encoded by the exons ATGGCTGCTCC AAGTGTACAGGAGGTTCTACCACCATCTCTGGATTCTACTTCCCAACCCCCATCTCTCTTTGATGGAACTACCAG GTTGTATATCAGTTATCAATGCCCCTATGCTCAACGTGTGTGGATTACCAGGAATGTTAAG GGCTTGCAAGACAAGATCAACTTAGTTCCAATTGATCTTCAGAACAGGCCTGATTGGTACAAGGAAAAAGTTTACCCCCCAAATAAG GTGCCATCCCTGGAGCACAACAACAAAGTGATAGGAGAGAGTTTGGATCTGGTTAAATATATTGATAGCAACTTTGAAGGACCATCACTTTTGCCAGTT GATCCTGAAAAGCAGAAATTTGCTGAAGAATTGATAGCTTATAGTGATACATTCGTCCCAGAAATATATAGATCGTTCATGAGAGATGCACAGACACTGGCTG GTGCACAATTCGATTACCTAGAAAAAGCTCTCGGCAAATTTGACGATGGACCTTTCTTCCTCGGTCAATTCAGTCAG GTTGACATAGCATATGTTCCATTTATCGAAAGGTTTCAAATTTTCATGCCAGCGGGGTTTAACTATGACATTACATCCGGGAGGCCTAAACTAGCCAAATGGATTGAG GAAATGGACAAGCTTGACGGATACAAGCAAACAAAGGTCTTGGAACCGGAGAAACTTGTTGAATACTACAAGAACCTCTTTCTG AAGGCTTGA
- the LOC125870000 gene encoding probable amidase At4g34880 — protein MVALIPTLLQIVFSSIVVVSCSSVAVIICVSYASVIALVRCYYCSFYLLCTVFHSAIFCCCYAFISVFSFQTVLRCFLLMFLHPYVASADPSGSSTGSATSIAANMAAVALGTETAGSILFPSSANSVVGIKPTVGLTSRAGVIPISHRQDTVGPICRTVTDAVEVLDVIVGFDRDDFAATKKASTYIPHGGYWQFLKADGLRDKRLGISKDLFGSNDIKTYQQHFNTLRQKGAVLVDNLVIPYTDLVYNAIVVAQYIALSAEFKMDLNAYLKHLVHTQVRSLADVIAFNKISALEKLKKYGQDIMLEAEKTNGIGKLEREALRNITKACKYGFKKMMKENKLDALMSPGADIADLLAIGGYPGINVPAGYDKTGAPFGISFGGLKGSEPTLIEIAYGFEQATHIRKPPPSHPQ, from the exons ATGGTGGCATTGATACCTACTCTCTTACAAATAGTTTTTAGCTCTATTGTAGTAGTTTCTTGTTCGTCGGTTGCTGTTATCATCTGTGTCTCCTATGCTTCTGTTATTGCACTAGTTCGTTGTTATTATTGTTCTTTCTATTTGCTATGTACTGTTTTCCATAGCGctatattttgttgttgttatgctTTCATTTCTGTATTCTCTTTTCAAACTGTTTTGAGATGCTTTTTACTCATGTTCTTACATCCTTATGTAGCAAGTGCTGATCCATCAGGATCAAGCACTGGTTCTGCAACATCAATAGCAGCAAACATGGCAGCAGTAGCATTGGGGACGGAAACTGCAGGCTCCATTCTATTTCCATCAAGTGCTAATTCTGTTGTTGGAATCAAACCAACTGTAGGACTCACTAGCAGGGCAGGTGTAATCCCAATTTCACATAGACAAGACACTGTAGG GCCAATCTGCAGGACAGTAACTGATGCTGTTGAGGTTCTTGATGTCATTGTTGGCTTTGATCGAGATGATTTTGCAGCAACTAAAAAGGCTTCCACTTACATTCCACATGGTGGATACTGGCAATTTCTTAAGGCTGATGGGCTCAGAGATAAAAGACTAGGAATTTCAAAGGACTTGTTTGGTTCCAATGATATCAAAACTTACCAACAGCATTTTAACACCTTAAG GCAAAAAGGAGCAGTCTTAGTAGACAACCTGGTAATACCTTACACCGACTTGGTCTACAATGCCATTGTTGTTGCTCAATACATAGCACTTTCTGCTGAATTCAAGATGGACCTAAATGCATATCTTAAACATTTAGTCCACACTCAAGTTCGATCCTTGGCAGATGTTATAGCCTTCAACAAGATTTCAGCTCTG gaaaaactcaaaaaatatggTCAAGACATAATGTTGGAAGCTGAGAAGACAAATGGAATAGGGAAACTGGAAAGGGAGGCATTGAGGAACATAACAAAAGCATGCAAATACGGGTTCAAGAAGATgatgaaagaaaataagttagacGCGTTGATGTCACCTGGTGCTGACATTGCTGATCTTCTCGCGATAGGAGGTTATCCAGGGATCAATGTACCAGCTGGTTATGATAAAACTGGAGCTCCGTTTGGAATTTCATTTGGAGGACTGAAGGGTTCTGAGCCAACACTCATTGAAATTGCATATGGTTTTGAACAAGCAACACATATCAGGAAGCCCCCTCCTTCACATCCTCAATAG
- the LOC125871445 gene encoding inactive protein RESTRICTED TEV MOVEMENT 2: protein MDSKGAAPNQVYEDFVPTTELVQEQDSDTLLLDLTGFRKEQVRVQLTRTGVVKISGQRPVAESKWLRFQKDFPVSQNCDKTKISAKFENGILYVKQPKLITTSSEKKDQELPTFDAQQPKDEPQPTSQKKDEEQTKDEKTQTPAPTPATTEKLPKHQATNAEKPEMEEPNTKETKDLANETPAENTGANSTVEDGNKPSYACKLDKDAYTGTAAVLAEKLKMPRKLMNMTLIALLVLGIGLYISNKMKSNN, encoded by the exons atggattcaaaGGGAGCAGCACCAAATCAAGTTTATGAAGATTTTGTGCCAACTACAGAGTTGGTGCAAGAACAAGACTCTGATACTCTTCTCCTTGATCTCACAG GTTTCAGAAAGGAACAAGTGAGGGTTCAACTGACCAGAACAGGAGTTGTGAAGATCAGTGGACAAAGGCCAGTTGCTGAGAGCAAATGGCTTAGATTCCAAAAGGATTTCCCTGTTTCACAAAATTGCGACAAGACGAAAATCAGTGCAAAGTTTGAAAATGGCATTCTTTATGTCAAACAACCAAAACTGATAACTACTTCATCAGAGAAAAAAGATCAAGAACTGCCAACATTTGATGCTCAACAGCCCAAAGACGAGCCACAACCAACGTCTCAGAAGAAAGATGAAGAACAAACAAAAGACGAAAAAACACAAACACCGGCACCAACACCAGCAACAACAGAAAAATTGCCTAAACATCAGGCAACTAATGCTGAAAAGCCTGAAATGGAAGAACCAAACACAAAAGAAACTAAAGATCTTGCAAATGAAACACCTGCTGAGAATACTGGTGCAAATAGCACTGTGGAAGATGGAAATAAACCGAGTTATGCATGTAAACTTGATAAAGATGCATATACTGGAACTGCAGCTGTTCTAGCTGAGAAGCTGAAGATGCCAAGGAAATTGATGAACATGACTCTGATTGCTCTTTTGGTTCTTGGAATTGGCCTATATATCAGCAATAAGATGAAATCCAACAATTAA
- the LOC125871446 gene encoding protein IN2-1 homolog B-like isoform X3 produces MAAPSVQEVLPPSLDSTSQPPSLFDGTTRLYISYQCPYAQRVWITRNVKGLQDKINLVPIDLQNRPDWYKEKVYPPNKVPSLEHNNKVIGESLDLVKYIDSNFEGPSLLPVDPEKQKFAEELIAYSDTFVPEIYRSFMRDAQTLAGAQFDYLEKALGKFDDGPFFLGQFSQVDIAYVPFIERFQIFMPAGFNYDITSGRPKLAKWIEEMDKLDGYKQTKVLEPEKLVEYYKNLFLA; encoded by the exons ATGGCTGCTCC AAGTGTACAGGAGGTTCTACCACCATCTCTGGATTCTACTTCCCAACCCCCATCTCTCTTTGATGGAACTACCAG GTTGTATATCAGTTATCAATGCCCCTATGCTCAACGTGTGTGGATTACCAGGAATGTTAAG GGCTTGCAAGACAAGATCAACTTAGTTCCAATTGATCTTCAGAACAGGCCTGATTGGTACAAGGAAAAAGTTTACCCCCCAAATAAG GTGCCATCCCTGGAGCACAACAACAAAGTGATAGGAGAGAGTTTGGATCTGGTTAAATATATTGATAGCAACTTTGAAGGACCATCACTTTTGCCAGTT GATCCTGAAAAGCAGAAATTTGCTGAAGAATTGATAGCTTATAGTGATACATTCGTCCCAGAAATATATAGATCGTTCATGAGAGATGCACAGACACTGGCTG GTGCACAATTCGATTACCTAGAAAAAGCTCTCGGCAAATTTGACGATGGACCTTTCTTCCTCGGTCAATTCAGTCAG GTTGACATAGCATATGTTCCATTTATCGAAAGGTTTCAAATTTTCATGCCAGCGGGGTTTAACTATGACATTACATCCGGGAGGCCTAAACTAGCCAAATGGATTGAG GAAATGGACAAGCTTGACGGATACAAGCAAACAAAGGTCTTGGAACCGGAGAAACTTGTTGAATACTACAAGAACCTCTTTCTG GCTTGA
- the LOC125871446 gene encoding glutathione S-transferase L3-like isoform X2: protein MAAPVQEVLPPSLDSTSQPPSLFDGTTRLYISYQCPYAQRVWITRNVKGLQDKINLVPIDLQNRPDWYKEKVYPPNKVPSLEHNNKVIGESLDLVKYIDSNFEGPSLLPVDPEKQKFAEELIAYSDTFVPEIYRSFMRDAQTLAGAQFDYLEKALGKFDDGPFFLGQFSQVDIAYVPFIERFQIFMPAGFNYDITSGRPKLAKWIEEMDKLDGYKQTKVLEPEKLVEYYKNLFLKA from the exons ATGGCTGCTCC TGTACAGGAGGTTCTACCACCATCTCTGGATTCTACTTCCCAACCCCCATCTCTCTTTGATGGAACTACCAG GTTGTATATCAGTTATCAATGCCCCTATGCTCAACGTGTGTGGATTACCAGGAATGTTAAG GGCTTGCAAGACAAGATCAACTTAGTTCCAATTGATCTTCAGAACAGGCCTGATTGGTACAAGGAAAAAGTTTACCCCCCAAATAAG GTGCCATCCCTGGAGCACAACAACAAAGTGATAGGAGAGAGTTTGGATCTGGTTAAATATATTGATAGCAACTTTGAAGGACCATCACTTTTGCCAGTT GATCCTGAAAAGCAGAAATTTGCTGAAGAATTGATAGCTTATAGTGATACATTCGTCCCAGAAATATATAGATCGTTCATGAGAGATGCACAGACACTGGCTG GTGCACAATTCGATTACCTAGAAAAAGCTCTCGGCAAATTTGACGATGGACCTTTCTTCCTCGGTCAATTCAGTCAG GTTGACATAGCATATGTTCCATTTATCGAAAGGTTTCAAATTTTCATGCCAGCGGGGTTTAACTATGACATTACATCCGGGAGGCCTAAACTAGCCAAATGGATTGAG GAAATGGACAAGCTTGACGGATACAAGCAAACAAAGGTCTTGGAACCGGAGAAACTTGTTGAATACTACAAGAACCTCTTTCTG AAGGCTTGA